One window from the genome of Nicotiana sylvestris chromosome 9, ASM39365v2, whole genome shotgun sequence encodes:
- the LOC138877234 gene encoding uncharacterized protein, whose protein sequence is MKELRDSSDERSDNAADDDDERALITIGNSDEEAELIDESKDVINEKEQMSKECVVLKAKCKNLEIRASETESENVVLKNQVQVKRNNKIWCVDNGCSKHMTRKKNQFLLLEDLKGGNISFGNGKKGEIIWVGKIGMTDSHSIENLYLIDGLMYSLISVSQLCDRGNMVAFTSTKFLVISLITDKIVL, encoded by the exons ATGAAGGAACTG AGAGATAGCTCAGATGAAAGATCAGATAATGCTGCTGACGATGATGATGAACGGGCACTTATAACTATTGGAAATTCTGATGAAGAAGCTGAG CTAATTGATGAATCTAAGGATGTAATTAATGAAAAGGAACAGATGTCAAAAGAGTGTGTAGTTTTAAAAGCTAAGTGCAAGAATTTGGAAATTAGGGCTagtgaaactgaaagtgaaaatgttgtgttgaagaaccag GTCCAAGTGAAGAGAAACAACAAAATATGGTGCGTGGATAATggttgctcaaagcatatgacaagAAAAAAGAACCAGTTCCTTTTACTTGAGGACCTTAAAGGAGGTAATATCTCATTTGGAAacgggaagaaaggtgagatcatttgGGTTGGCAAGATAGGTATGACTGACTCTCACTCTATCGAGAATCtctacttgatagatggactGATGTACAGTCTAATAAGTGTATCACaattgtgtgatagaggtaacaTGGTTGCATTCACCTCTACAAAATTCTTAGTGATTAGTCTTATCACCGACAAGATAGTTTTGTAG
- the LOC104247149 gene encoding glucan endo-1,3-beta-glucosidase, acidic isoform X3, producing MRIYYPDKNIFKALNGSNIEIILGVPNQDLEALANSSIANGWVQDNIRSHFPYVKFKYISIGNKVSPTNNDQYSEFLLQAMKNVYNALAAAGLQDMIKVSTVTYSGVLANTYPPERSIFREEFKSFINPIIQFLARNNLPLLANVYPYFVHVSNTADVSLSYALFTQQGTNSAGYQNLFDAILDSMYFAVEKAGGPNVEIIVSESGWPSEGSSAATIENAQTYYRNLINHVKSGAGTPKKPGKTIETYLFAMFDENDKIGEITEKHFGLFSPDQRAKYQLNFNYLPIYILR from the coding sequence ATGAGAATTTACTATCCTGATAAAAACATTTTCAAAGCTCTCAATGGAAGTAACATTGAGATCATTCTTGGTGTCCCAAATCAAGACCTTGAAGCCCTAGCCAATTCTTCAATAGCCAATGGTTGGGTTCAAGATAACATAAGAAGTCATTTCCCATATGTTAAATTCAAGTACATATCTATAGGAAATAAAGTATCTCCCACAAATAATGATCAATATTCAGAATTTCTTCTTCAAGCAATGAAAAATGTGTACAATGCTTTAGCAGCAGCAGGGTTGCAAGATATGATCAAGGTCTCAACTGTGACATATTCAGGGGTCTTAGCGAATACCTACCCACCTGAACGTAGTATTTTTCGCGAAGAATTCAAGAGTTTCATTAATCCGATAATCCAATTTCTAGCACGAAATAACCTTCCACTCTTAGCCAATGTCTATCCTTATTTTGTTCACGTTTCCAACACTGCTGATGTTTCACTTTCTTATGCATTGTTCACACAGCAAGGAACAAATTCAGCAGGGtatcaaaatctttttgatgctATTTTGGATTCTATGTATTTTGCTGTAGAGAAAGCTGGAGGACCAAATGTGGAGATTATTGTATCTGAAAGTGGATGGCCTTCTGAAGGAAGCTCTGCAGCAACTATTGAAAACGCTCAAACTTATTACAGAAATTTGATTAATCATGTGAAAAGCGGGGCAGGAACTCCAAAGAAACCTGGAAAGACTATAGAAACTTATTTGTTTGCCATGTttgatgaaaatgataagataggAGAAATCACAGAGAAACACTTTGGACTGTTTTCTCCTGATCAAAGGGCAAAATATCAACTCAATTTCAATTATTTGCCAATATATATATTGAGATGA
- the LOC104247149 gene encoding glucan endo-1,3-beta-glucosidase, acidic isoform X2, translating to MALCIKNGFLAAALVLVGLIMCSIQIIGAQSIGVCYGKAANNLPSDQDVINLYNANGIRKMRIYYPDKNIFKALNGSNIEIILGVPNQDLEALANSSIANGWVQDNIRSHFPYVKFKYISIGNKVSPTNNDQYSEFLLQAMKNVYNALAAAGLQDMIKVSTVTYSGVLANTYPPERSIFREEFKSFINPIIQFLARNNLPLLANVYPYFVHVSNTADVSLSYALFTQQGTNSAGYQNLFDAILDSMYFAVEKAGGPNVEIIVSESGWPSEGSSAATIENAQTYYRNLINHVKSGAGTPKKPGKTIETYLFAMFDENDKIGEITEKHFGLFSPDQRAKYQLNFNYLPIYILR from the exons ATGGCTTTATGCATTAAAAATGGCTTTCTTGCAGCTGCCCTTGTACTTGTTGGGCTGATAATGTGCAGTATCCAAATCATAg GGGCACAGTCTATTGGAGTATGCTATGGAAAAGCTGCCAACAATTTACCATCAGACCAAGATGTTATAAACCTATACAATGCTAATGGCATCAGAAAGATGAGAATTTACTATCCTGATAAAAACATTTTCAAAGCTCTCAATGGAAGTAACATTGAGATCATTCTTGGTGTCCCAAATCAAGACCTTGAAGCCCTAGCCAATTCTTCAATAGCCAATGGTTGGGTTCAAGATAACATAAGAAGTCATTTCCCATATGTTAAATTCAAGTACATATCTATAGGAAATAAAGTATCTCCCACAAATAATGATCAATATTCAGAATTTCTTCTTCAAGCAATGAAAAATGTGTACAATGCTTTAGCAGCAGCAGGGTTGCAAGATATGATCAAGGTCTCAACTGTGACATATTCAGGGGTCTTAGCGAATACCTACCCACCTGAACGTAGTATTTTTCGCGAAGAATTCAAGAGTTTCATTAATCCGATAATCCAATTTCTAGCACGAAATAACCTTCCACTCTTAGCCAATGTCTATCCTTATTTTGTTCACGTTTCCAACACTGCTGATGTTTCACTTTCTTATGCATTGTTCACACAGCAAGGAACAAATTCAGCAGGGtatcaaaatctttttgatgctATTTTGGATTCTATGTATTTTGCTGTAGAGAAAGCTGGAGGACCAAATGTGGAGATTATTGTATCTGAAAGTGGATGGCCTTCTGAAGGAAGCTCTGCAGCAACTATTGAAAACGCTCAAACTTATTACAGAAATTTGATTAATCATGTGAAAAGCGGGGCAGGAACTCCAAAGAAACCTGGAAAGACTATAGAAACTTATTTGTTTGCCATGTttgatgaaaatgataagataggAGAAATCACAGAGAAACACTTTGGACTGTTTTCTCCTGATCAAAGGGCAAAATATCAACTCAATTTCAATTATTTGCCAATATATATATTGAGATGA
- the LOC104247149 gene encoding glucan endo-1,3-beta-glucosidase, acidic isoform X1, whose amino-acid sequence MALCIKNGFLAAALVLVGLIMCSIQIIGLSHTHTWAQSIGVCYGKAANNLPSDQDVINLYNANGIRKMRIYYPDKNIFKALNGSNIEIILGVPNQDLEALANSSIANGWVQDNIRSHFPYVKFKYISIGNKVSPTNNDQYSEFLLQAMKNVYNALAAAGLQDMIKVSTVTYSGVLANTYPPERSIFREEFKSFINPIIQFLARNNLPLLANVYPYFVHVSNTADVSLSYALFTQQGTNSAGYQNLFDAILDSMYFAVEKAGGPNVEIIVSESGWPSEGSSAATIENAQTYYRNLINHVKSGAGTPKKPGKTIETYLFAMFDENDKIGEITEKHFGLFSPDQRAKYQLNFNYLPIYILR is encoded by the exons ATGGCTTTATGCATTAAAAATGGCTTTCTTGCAGCTGCCCTTGTACTTGTTGGGCTGATAATGTGCAGTATCCAAATCATAggtctctctcacacacacacat GGGCACAGTCTATTGGAGTATGCTATGGAAAAGCTGCCAACAATTTACCATCAGACCAAGATGTTATAAACCTATACAATGCTAATGGCATCAGAAAGATGAGAATTTACTATCCTGATAAAAACATTTTCAAAGCTCTCAATGGAAGTAACATTGAGATCATTCTTGGTGTCCCAAATCAAGACCTTGAAGCCCTAGCCAATTCTTCAATAGCCAATGGTTGGGTTCAAGATAACATAAGAAGTCATTTCCCATATGTTAAATTCAAGTACATATCTATAGGAAATAAAGTATCTCCCACAAATAATGATCAATATTCAGAATTTCTTCTTCAAGCAATGAAAAATGTGTACAATGCTTTAGCAGCAGCAGGGTTGCAAGATATGATCAAGGTCTCAACTGTGACATATTCAGGGGTCTTAGCGAATACCTACCCACCTGAACGTAGTATTTTTCGCGAAGAATTCAAGAGTTTCATTAATCCGATAATCCAATTTCTAGCACGAAATAACCTTCCACTCTTAGCCAATGTCTATCCTTATTTTGTTCACGTTTCCAACACTGCTGATGTTTCACTTTCTTATGCATTGTTCACACAGCAAGGAACAAATTCAGCAGGGtatcaaaatctttttgatgctATTTTGGATTCTATGTATTTTGCTGTAGAGAAAGCTGGAGGACCAAATGTGGAGATTATTGTATCTGAAAGTGGATGGCCTTCTGAAGGAAGCTCTGCAGCAACTATTGAAAACGCTCAAACTTATTACAGAAATTTGATTAATCATGTGAAAAGCGGGGCAGGAACTCCAAAGAAACCTGGAAAGACTATAGAAACTTATTTGTTTGCCATGTttgatgaaaatgataagataggAGAAATCACAGAGAAACACTTTGGACTGTTTTCTCCTGATCAAAGGGCAAAATATCAACTCAATTTCAATTATTTGCCAATATATATATTGAGATGA